A genomic window from Prunus persica cultivar Lovell chromosome G2, Prunus_persica_NCBIv2, whole genome shotgun sequence includes:
- the LOC18786276 gene encoding protein LNK3, producing the protein MEWYYGSGMDDVVVPNDGGSDRLPSPDSWSKWGISASECFQPTNKCFSIYPQFTKELNYNGSSLFDDMEMETSVNEKDLSSSSSVCEGFSEDSLQQTTHSLNRTNNQLEDLAGLEQMDDIFLSSLLDDLPGAENVHKSFYFCPDSNGMLPPDNISTSMSLESQSFSSSAHSAGSSKYLKNHAFSPAAGSEKGHATTSQYIQCNSEQKACPSVKAESGFAPPEQGSMNGLLGEETSVEESVLHELEMVMTQLNEKTRICFRDALYRLANNSKGNLATQSQDGDQASEIAEPSSWTAQDETIRSGSNKGTESETNTIDRAIANLMFNEMDFNVQPLSGGAPLDPKQEASGVTGQQTDNTCRPQISHSHLLSFVPHDAEVPILGERSMHAETDHQIHKSFSACNAGGKRKAPMTEFESTTGY; encoded by the exons ATGGAGTGGTATTACGGGAGTGGCATGGATGATGTTGTTGTTCCAAATGATGGGGGATCGGACAGGCTTCCATCTCCGGACAGTTGGTCGAAATGGGGAATCAGTGCTTCCGAATGCTTTCAGCCCACTAATAAATGCTTTTCTATATATCCACAATTCACTAAAGAGCTCAACTATAATGGTAGCAGTTTATTTGATGACATGGAGATGGAAACTTCTGTTAATGAAAAAGATCTATCTAGCAGTTCAAGTGTGTGTGAAGGATTTTCCGAGGACTCTCTTCAGCAGACCACACATTCATTAAATCGAACCAATAATCAGCTTGAAGACCTAGCAGGACTCGAACAGATGGATGACATTTTCTT GAGTTCCTTACTTGATGATCTTCCTGGGGCAGAAAATGTCCACAAGTCATTCTATTTTTGTCCTGATTCCAATGGCATGTTGCCCCCTGATAATATCTCGACAAGCATGAGTTTGGAATCACAAAGTTTCTCAAGCAGTGCACATAGTGCAGGAAGCTCAAAGTATCTTAAAAATCATGCATTTTCACCAGCGGCGGGTTCAGAGAAGGGGCATGCCACTACTTCACAGTATATTCAATGCAACTCAGAGCAAAAAGCTTGCCCATCAGTAAAG GCAGAAAGCGGCTTTGCCCCACCTGAGCAAGGCAGCATGAATGGACTTCTGGGTGAGGAAACATCAGTTGAAGAATCGGTATTGCATGAACTGGAAATGGTGATGACACAG TTGAATGAAAAGACACGAATTTGCTTTCGCGATGCCTTATACCGCCTTGCCAACAACTCAAAAGGAAATCTTGCTACACAGAGCCAAGATGGAGACCAAGCGAGTGAAATTGCAGAACCCTCTTCATGGACAGCTCAGGATGAGACTATCAG GTCAGGGAGCAATAAGGGTACAGAATCAGAGACAAACACCATTGACAGAGCCATTGCAAACCTCATGTTCAATGAGATGGACTTTAATGTGCAACCTCTTTCTGGAGGAGCACCGTTAGACCCCAAACAAGAAGCCAGTGGAGTGACTGGGCAGCAAACTGACAACACCTGTCGGCCACAAATCTCCCATTCACATCTCCTGTCATTTGTACCACATGATGCTGAAGTTCCAATACTTGGAGAACGAAGCATGCATGCTGAAACAGATCATCAAATACACAAAAGTTTCTCTGCATGTAATGCAGGTGGAAAGAGGAAGGCTCCAATGACCGAGTTCGAGTCTACAACTGGGTACTAA
- the LOC109947232 gene encoding uncharacterized protein LOC109947232: MEVIFQRGKSTAFPREPGICIYSTIGVEVEVETETDVGELGNQFVEVDVDLDDDGYDEFEKSDEEGLKTVLEEDDNLFDKHVVDEENDEYNEEPGEVDSEDYNTDDLVSLDEESDEGEGVKNRSRRRKAPRFKQFRRESDLLKPTFHLGMEFTNMEQCREAIRYYAVSCARPLKWVRNDSNRVRLKCEGDKKQNVPCPWMLYASHVGKGPSTRIKTYVPRHTCGRRQRTKYATSSWLSKRFDEELRDNPNMKVTDFMKLIRKHYAIDVTEAQVYKAKSFAKKRIQGSIEEQYGKLWDYCEELKSNNPGSTVIVKTELQGENPIFKRIYVCFGALKKGFVEGYRPVVGFDGCHVKGPHPRQILSAVGIDGNNGMYPIAFAVVEVENTETWGWFFDIFFQDVGIENGNG; this comes from the exons ATGGAGGTTATATTTCAGAGGGGAA AATCAACCGCATTTCCCAGAGAGCCAGGCATCTGCATCTACTCCACAATTGGGGTGGAAGTAGAAGTTGAAACTGAAACTGATGTTGGTGAGTTGGGGAACCAGTTTGTAGAAGTGGATGTTGATTTAGATGATGATGGTTATGATGAG TTCGAGAAGTCAGATGAAGAAGGGTTGAAGACAGTCTTGGAAGAGGATGATAACTTGTTTGATAAACATGTagttgatgaagaaaatgatgaatacaatgaagaaCCTGGTGAGGTTGACAGTGAAGACTACAATACCGACGATCTTGTAAGTCTTGATGAAGAATCTGATGAGGGTGAAGGTGTGAAAAACCGTAGCCGCAGAAGAAAAGCTCCTAGATTTAAGCAGTTTAGAAGAGAATCTGATTTGCTGAAGCCAACATTTCATTTGGGAATGGAATTTACCAACATGGAGCAGTGTAGGGAAGCAATAAGGTATTATGCAGTTTCATGTGCAAGGCCATTGAAGTGGGTGAGGAATGATTCGAATAGGGTGAGgctcaaatgtgaaggagataaaaaacaaaatgttccATGTCCTTGGATGCTATATGCTTCTCATGTGGGGAAAGGTCCAAGTACAAGGATTAAGACATATGTTCCAAGGCATACATGTGGAAGGAGGCAAAGAACCAAGTATGCCACTTCATCATGGCTGTCGAAGAGGTTTGATGAGGAGTTAAGAGATAATCCCAATATGAAAGTGACAGATTTCATGAAGTTAATAAGGAAACATTATGCCATAGATGTAACTGAGGCTCAAGTTTATAAAGCCAAGAGTTTTGCAAAAAAGAGAATTCAAGGTAGTATTGAAGAGCAATATGGTAAGTTGTGGGATTATTGTGAAGAGTTAAAGAGCAATAACCCTGGAAGTACTGTTATTGTGAAAACTGAATTGCAAGGTGAGAATCCTATTTTCAAGAGGATTTATGTATGTTTTGGAGCTCTTAAAAAGGGATTTGTGGAAGGATATAGACcagtggtgggttttgatggGTGCCATGTTAAGGGTCCTCATCCAAGACAGATTCTAAGTGCAGTTGGGATTGATGGAAATAATGGGATGTATCCAATTGCTTTTGCGGTTGTTGAAGTTGAAAATACAGAGACTTGGGGTTGGTTCTTTGACATATTCTTTCAAGATGTGGGTATTGAAAATGGCAATGGATGA
- the LOC109947233 gene encoding uncharacterized protein LOC109947233, with amino-acid sequence MPNAEHRHCVRHLHNNFKLAGHTGAAFKQRLWAASRATTIPVFEAEMEQMLGQSQAAYKWLQERPTAHWSRSHFSTVPKCDILLNNLCECFNAAILEARDKPIVTLLERIRTYLMLRMARLRETVWPHEVGPRIFGIVEKNSIESGHCIASYAGGGKYQVNSMLGAMFVVDLERHTCTCRKWDLSGIPCPHALASIAKSKHSPLDFVHALYKRPAYDRAYEGYISPMPSQAYWRKTGHVPIKPPVYRIQPGRGNLEVEEDAELG; translated from the exons ATGCCCAATGCTGAGCACAGGCATTGTGTGAGGCACTTGCACAATAATTTCAAGCTTGCAGGCCATACTGGTGCAGCTTTCAAGCAGAGGTTGTGGGCAGCATCTAGGGCAACAACAATACCTGTATTTGAAGCTGAAATGGAGCAGATGTTGGGTCAATCTCAGGCAGCTTATAAGTGGCTTCAGGAGAGACCAACTGCTCATTGGAGTAGATCACACTTTAGTACAGTCCCAAAGTGTGATATACTTCTAAACAACTTGTGTGAGTGTTTTAATGCTGCAATTCTAGAAGCAAGAGATAAGCCCATTGTTACTCTTTTGGAGAGAATTAGAACCTACTTGATGCTTAGAATGGCTAGACTTAGAGAGACAGTGTGGCCCCATGAGGTTGGTCCAAGAATATTTGGTATTGTGGAGAAGAATTCAATTGAAAGTGGCCACTGCATAGCTTCGTATGCTGGTGGGGGGAAGTATCAAGTTAATAGCATGTTGGGAGCTATGTTTGTTGTGGATTTAGAAAGGCATACATGTACCTGCAGAAAATGGGACTTAAGTGGAATTCCTTGTCCACATGCCTTGGCTTCAATAGCAAAGAGTAAGCACAGCCCTCTGGATTTTGTGCATGCACTTTACAAAAGACCGGCATATGATAGGGCTTATGAGGGCTATATATCTCCAATGCCTAGTCAAGCATATTGGAGAAAAACAGGGCATGTACCTATCAAGCCACCTGTTTATCGCATCCAACCAGGAAG GGGCAACCTAGAGGTAGAGGAAGATGCTGAACTTGgataa
- the LOC18785829 gene encoding protein MIZU-KUSSEI 1, whose product MAAPPLPTASQNLKPTTPRTVHTPSPISLQPSTKKSPSKPSKLFRRFRAVFRSFPIISPSCKIPVSLHGSRMGEGHTHMHIHGGTRMTGTLFGYRKARINLVIQESPRCLPILVLELGIQTGKLLQDMGMGLVRIALECEKRPGDKTKIVDEPIWSLYCNGKKSGYGVRREATEDDLSVMQVLHAVSMGAGVLPNETELPEGDLMYMRAQFERVVGSRDSETYYMMNPDGNNGPELSVFFVRI is encoded by the coding sequence ATGGCGGCACCACCGCTACCAACCGCGTCTCAAAACCTTAAACCAACTACGCCGCGGACGGTGCATACACCGTCGCCTATCTCACTCCAAccatcaaccaaaaaaagccCATCAAAACCTTCAAAACTCTTCCGGCGTTTTCGTGCAGTTTTCCGGTCATTTCCAATCATATCGCCCTCGTGCAAGATCCCCGTTTCGCTCCACGGGAGCCGCATGGGGGAAGGacacacacacatgcacaTCCACGGGGGGACGCGGATGACAGGAACCCTATTTGGGTATCGTAAAGCTAGGATTAACCTGGTCATCCAGGAAAGCCCTAGATGCCTTCCCATCCTTGTCCTTGAGCTCGGGATACAAACAGGAAAGCTCCTTCAAGATATGGGAATGGGGCTTGTCCGGATAGCGCTAGAATGCGAAAAGAGGCCCGGGGATAAGACGAAGATCGTGGACGAGCCGATATGGTCGTTGTACTGCAATGGGAAGAAATCAGGGTATGGAGTGAGGAGAGAGGCGACCGAGGATGATCTGAGTGTGATGCAAGTTTTGCATGCAGTGTCCATGGGAGCCGGGGTTTTACCAAATGAAACAGAGTTGCCAGAGGGTGATTTAATGTACATGCGAGCACAGTTCGAACGTGTGGTAGGGTCGAGGGACTCAGAGACATATTACATGATGAATCCTGATGGGAACAATGGGCCTGAGCTCAGTGTGTTCTTCGTCAGGATCTAA